From one Synechocystis sp. PCC 6803 substr. PCC-P genomic stretch:
- a CDS encoding GUN4 domain-containing protein, translating to MADSITPDSNEHNYAELAQQCQNLASQVQSLSQRVENLESKLTLIPDIERYGRLQECLIAGDFKTADHETTRIILETLNRNRDNLSPETLSALPCTVLTVIDRLWRTYSEDRFGFSRQLEAYQKVGGNTDTLRTQDRKVMGAFAQEVGWVQEGKVRFDEYDQWDFSLNAPVGSFPAIWWKSPYGLKMVTFFFIRLFECNG from the coding sequence ATGGCTGATTCCATCACCCCAGACTCCAATGAACACAATTATGCTGAGCTGGCTCAACAATGCCAGAATTTGGCCAGCCAAGTCCAGAGCCTCAGCCAACGGGTGGAAAATCTGGAAAGCAAACTGACCTTAATCCCGGACATTGAGCGCTATGGTAGGTTGCAGGAATGCTTAATTGCGGGGGATTTTAAGACGGCGGACCACGAAACCACCCGCATTATTCTCGAAACCCTCAATCGTAATCGGGATAACCTCAGCCCAGAAACTTTATCTGCTTTGCCCTGTACAGTTTTAACGGTAATTGATCGCCTGTGGCGTACCTACAGCGAAGATCGTTTTGGCTTTAGCCGGCAATTGGAAGCCTATCAAAAGGTAGGTGGTAACACCGATACTTTGCGTACCCAAGACCGGAAAGTGATGGGGGCCTTTGCCCAGGAAGTGGGTTGGGTGCAGGAAGGAAAGGTTCGTTTTGATGAGTATGACCAATGGGATTTTTCCCTCAATGCTCCGGTGGGTAGTTTCCCTGCCATTTGGTGGAAGTCTCCCTATGGTTTGAAAATGGTGACTTTTTTCTTCATTCGTTTGTTTGAATGTAACGGCTAG
- a CDS encoding Vat family streptogramin A O-acetyltransferase: MYGPDPQNKHPMAGFAQICFIKNTVSNPNIIIGDYTYYDDPEDSENFERNVLYHFPFVGDRLIIGKFCALARNVKFIMNGANHAMEGFSTYPFAIFANGWQTAELEEEPPHKGDTVIGNDVWIGYEAVIMPGIKVGDGAIIAAKAVVTNHVAPYTIVGGNPARPIRQRFKDEVVQALLTIAWWDWDIEKITRNLDKIAGADIEALKNCS; encoded by the coding sequence ATGTACGGCCCAGATCCCCAAAATAAGCATCCCATGGCGGGATTTGCCCAGATTTGCTTTATTAAAAATACTGTTTCTAACCCCAACATAATTATTGGTGATTACACCTATTACGACGATCCCGAAGATTCAGAAAACTTTGAGCGCAATGTTCTGTACCATTTTCCCTTCGTTGGCGATCGCCTGATCATTGGCAAATTCTGCGCCCTAGCCCGGAATGTAAAATTTATTATGAATGGGGCTAACCATGCCATGGAAGGATTTTCCACCTATCCCTTTGCAATTTTTGCTAATGGTTGGCAAACAGCAGAACTGGAAGAAGAACCGCCCCATAAGGGAGATACAGTCATTGGCAATGATGTGTGGATTGGGTACGAAGCGGTAATTATGCCCGGAATAAAGGTGGGAGACGGGGCCATTATTGCCGCCAAAGCCGTTGTCACTAACCATGTGGCACCCTACACCATTGTGGGGGGAAATCCCGCCCGTCCTATCCGTCAACGTTTTAAGGACGAAGTAGTTCAAGCTTTGTTAACCATTGCTTGGTGGGATTGGGACATAGAGAAAATTACCCGCAATCTGGACAAAATTGCCGGGGCTGATATCGAAGCGTTAAAAAACTGTAGTTAG
- a CDS encoding HypC/HybG/HupF family hydrogenase formation chaperone: protein MCLALPGQVVSLMPNSDPLLLTGKVSFGGIIKTISLAYVPEVKVGDYVIVHVGFAISIVDEEAAQETLIDLAEMGV from the coding sequence ATGTGTCTAGCCCTACCTGGCCAGGTTGTCAGTTTAATGCCCAACTCCGATCCCCTGTTACTGACGGGAAAGGTTAGCTTTGGGGGCATCATTAAAACCATTAGCCTTGCCTACGTACCCGAGGTTAAGGTGGGGGATTACGTGATTGTCCATGTGGGCTTTGCCATTAGCATTGTGGACGAAGAGGCGGCCCAGGAAACTTTGATAGACTTGGCAGAAATGGGAGTTTAA
- a CDS encoding heme o synthase, producing the protein MVTSTKIHRQHDSMGAVCKSYYQLTKPRIIPLLLITTAASMWIASEGRVDLPKLLITLLGGTLAAASAQTLNCIYDQDIDYEMLRTRARPIPAGKVQPRHALIFALALGVLSFALLATFVNVLSGCLALSGIVFYMLVYTHWLKRHTAQNIVIGGAAGSIPPLVGWAAVTGDLSWTPWVLFALIFLWTPPHFWALALMIKDDYAQVNVPMLPVIAGEEKTVSQIWYYSLLVVPFSLLLVYPLHQLGILYLAIAIILGGQFLVKAWQLKQAPGDRDLARGLFKFSIFYLMLLCLAMVIDSLPVTHQLVAQMGTLLLG; encoded by the coding sequence ATGGTTACTTCGACAAAAATCCATCGCCAACACGATTCCATGGGGGCGGTGTGCAAAAGTTATTATCAGTTAACCAAACCGAGAATTATCCCCCTCTTGCTGATTACCACCGCTGCTTCCATGTGGATTGCCTCGGAAGGTCGGGTGGATTTACCCAAATTGCTGATCACTCTGCTGGGAGGAACCCTTGCAGCCGCTTCAGCCCAAACCCTGAACTGTATTTACGACCAAGACATTGACTATGAAATGCTCCGCACCAGGGCCCGACCCATCCCAGCCGGAAAAGTGCAACCCCGCCATGCGTTGATTTTCGCCCTAGCCTTAGGGGTACTTTCGTTCGCTCTTTTGGCCACCTTTGTCAATGTACTAAGCGGTTGCCTAGCATTATCCGGCATTGTCTTTTACATGTTGGTCTATACCCATTGGCTGAAACGACACACGGCCCAAAACATTGTCATCGGTGGGGCTGCGGGTTCCATTCCCCCCTTGGTGGGCTGGGCCGCTGTTACGGGGGATTTAAGCTGGACTCCCTGGGTACTGTTTGCGCTAATTTTTCTTTGGACTCCCCCCCACTTTTGGGCCCTGGCTTTGATGATCAAGGATGATTATGCCCAGGTGAATGTCCCCATGTTGCCGGTAATTGCGGGGGAGGAAAAAACCGTTAGCCAAATCTGGTACTACTCACTGTTGGTGGTGCCTTTCAGTTTGCTGCTAGTTTATCCTCTGCACCAGTTGGGCATACTTTATCTGGCGATCGCCATTATTTTGGGGGGACAATTTCTGGTCAAAGCTTGGCAACTCAAACAGGCTCCCGGCGATCGGGATTTGGCTAGGGGATTGTTCAAGTTCTCCATTTTTTACCTAATGTTGCTCTGCCTGGCCATGGTGATTGACAGTTTGCCCGTCACCCATCAGTTGGTGGCCCAAATGGGAACTTTACTGTTGGGTTAA
- a CDS encoding heme A synthase yields the protein MTGVFLPPLPPSLRLQIKTMAESILPNAIRSQSQPQAFVQVEVWIRRLVWKIVIATVLLMAVGSATRVMNAGLACPDWPLCYGQWVPSQQMNLQVFLEWFHRLDAALIGFSTLILVGLSWWFRRVLPKWLPWATLGSLALILVQGLLGGLTVIELLRFDIVTAHLGTAMAFLGSLVIIGLCLMPYQSNQTAGKLRPVALASTTIIYLQCLLGGLVGSQWAAHQCLAIAGTQFCQVLHSHLLGVLPTVLGVGLTFWCTRRTPALNPFLRQLGNGALALLGGQILLGVATLKLHLQIEPLTVAHHTVGICLWATLLAIAVLAVRDHRPTAPITS from the coding sequence GTGACTGGGGTTTTTCTCCCCCCCTTGCCCCCATCGTTGAGGTTGCAGATCAAAACCATGGCTGAGTCTATTCTCCCCAATGCCATTCGCTCCCAAAGTCAACCCCAAGCCTTTGTCCAGGTTGAAGTCTGGATCCGTCGGCTGGTATGGAAAATTGTCATTGCCACAGTGTTATTGATGGCGGTGGGCAGTGCCACCAGGGTGATGAATGCAGGGTTGGCCTGTCCTGACTGGCCTCTGTGCTATGGTCAGTGGGTTCCCAGTCAACAAATGAATTTACAGGTATTTTTGGAATGGTTCCATCGCTTGGATGCCGCGTTGATTGGTTTTAGTACCCTGATTCTGGTGGGCTTGAGCTGGTGGTTCCGTCGGGTTCTACCCAAGTGGTTACCCTGGGCTACCTTAGGCTCCCTGGCGTTGATCCTGGTGCAGGGATTGTTGGGGGGGCTGACAGTGATCGAACTGCTACGGTTTGACATTGTAACCGCCCATTTGGGCACAGCCATGGCTTTTTTGGGTTCTTTGGTGATCATTGGTCTCTGTCTGATGCCCTACCAAAGTAATCAAACGGCGGGCAAGTTAAGGCCGGTGGCCCTGGCTAGCACCACCATCATTTATCTGCAATGTTTACTGGGGGGATTGGTGGGTTCCCAGTGGGCGGCCCATCAGTGTTTGGCGATCGCCGGCACACAATTTTGCCAAGTGTTGCACAGTCATCTGTTGGGGGTGTTACCGACGGTGTTGGGGGTGGGACTGACTTTTTGGTGTACCAGGCGCACTCCGGCCCTAAATCCCTTTTTGCGCCAGTTGGGCAATGGGGCCCTAGCCCTTTTGGGGGGACAGATCCTATTGGGAGTTGCTACGCTAAAGCTCCATTTACAAATTGAACCCCTAACCGTAGCCCACCATACAGTGGGAATTTGTCTCTGGGCTACCCTGTTGGCGATCGCCGTTTTGGCGGTGCGGGACCATCGACCGACGGCCCCCATTACATCCTGA
- a CDS encoding EVE domain-containing protein — MAYWLFQGNPKYYRILQAIEEQEELPWLVTRYSKEIQVGDRALIWMAGPEAGIYAIAEVTKPPEIYPELPDGQYWLMSDQAKLDKPRVQLRFLRKLLGQPLRRHELKQDQILRDLLVIRAPNSTNFRVTEEQWQRVYSLKG, encoded by the coding sequence ATGGCCTACTGGTTATTTCAAGGCAATCCTAAGTACTATCGCATTCTTCAAGCCATTGAGGAGCAAGAGGAATTGCCCTGGTTGGTGACCCGTTATAGCAAAGAAATTCAAGTTGGCGATCGGGCTTTGATCTGGATGGCCGGGCCAGAAGCAGGGATTTATGCCATTGCCGAAGTAACTAAGCCGCCGGAAATTTACCCAGAGCTACCCGATGGGCAATATTGGCTAATGTCTGACCAAGCTAAGTTGGATAAACCGAGGGTACAGCTCAGATTCCTACGCAAGTTGCTGGGCCAACCCCTCCGCCGCCACGAACTCAAACAGGACCAGATTTTACGGGATTTACTGGTTATTCGGGCTCCCAACAGCACCAACTTTCGGGTCACAGAAGAGCAATGGCAGCGTGTCTATAGCCTTAAAGGCTAG
- a CDS encoding transposase, with protein MTKTREAKKTVQCVDTYSELYKDIFPEVRSYESFKYIIVGILSDIKRKSLPAIASSLGLKNEQGLLHFMTDSPWELKELEKRRLNIILEVLEGREIIVIIDETGDPKKRENNRLCKKTIHWKFRKNRNPTFNVG; from the coding sequence ATGACAAAGACAAGAGAGGCGAAAAAGACAGTACAGTGTGTAGACACATATAGTGAATTGTATAAAGATATATTTCCAGAAGTGAGGTCTTATGAGTCATTTAAATATATCATTGTGGGAATATTAAGTGATATAAAAAGAAAGAGTCTACCTGCAATAGCATCATCACTAGGATTGAAAAATGAACAGGGACTACTGCATTTTATGACAGATTCTCCTTGGGAATTAAAAGAATTAGAAAAAAGAAGATTAAATATTATCTTAGAAGTTTTAGAAGGAAGAGAAATAATAGTAATAATAGATGAAACAGGAGACCCCAAAAAAAGGGAAAACAACAGATTATGTAAAAAGACAATACATTGGAAATTTAGGAAAAATAGAAACCCGACTTTTAATGTGGGGTAA
- a CDS encoding Uma2 family endonuclease, whose protein sequence is MIASPDLRPTPLTPEEYLAWEAKQEICHEYIDGEILAMTGSSIPHDDLVINLLGVLLPHIKSRVSIFPKFPMYCLFT, encoded by the coding sequence ATGATTGCTTCGCCCGACCTCCGACCGACCCCATTGACCCCAGAGGAATATCTAGCCTGGGAAGCGAAACAAGAAATCTGCCACGAGTACATTGACGGGGAAATCCTAGCTATGACTGGTAGCAGTATTCCCCACGATGATTTGGTTATTAATTTGCTGGGCGTTCTATTACCCCACATTAAAAGTCGGGTTTCTATTTTTCCTAAATTTCCAATGTATTGTCTTTTTACATAA
- a CDS encoding TRAP transporter substrate-binding protein, whose translation MKRRQLLGQSAIAAGTAAGLVACGKATTSNNQATAGGELPNIRWRMVTSWPKSLDTLFGGAEDFCKAIAAMTGGKFQITPYAAGEIVPGLEVLDAVQNGTVECGHTASYYYIGKNPALGFACVMPFGLTAQQQNAWLYAGGGLEMIQKVYSDFNIINFTAGNTGAQMAGWFKKPVESLADLRGLKMRIPGLGGQVMAQLGVNVQVIPGGELFLALDRGTIDAAEWVGPYDDEKLGLNKAAKYYYYPGWWEPGPSLDVLVNQSQWAKLPPEYQAIFQEAARSANLLMLSRYETFNSIALKTLLDGGTILKSFSPEILTVAQETSRALLAEFASKDAQFKEIYQQWQTFRSQMFSWNAINELSYTKFVEKAP comes from the coding sequence ATGAAACGCCGTCAACTCCTTGGCCAATCGGCGATCGCCGCTGGAACTGCTGCTGGTTTAGTTGCCTGTGGCAAGGCCACCACCTCCAATAATCAAGCCACCGCTGGAGGAGAACTGCCAAATATTCGTTGGCGCATGGTCACCAGTTGGCCCAAATCCCTCGACACTCTTTTTGGGGGCGCTGAGGACTTCTGCAAGGCGATCGCCGCCATGACCGGGGGTAAATTCCAGATTACGCCCTACGCCGCTGGGGAAATTGTGCCGGGGTTAGAGGTGCTAGACGCAGTACAAAATGGCACCGTTGAATGTGGCCACACCGCCAGTTATTACTACATCGGCAAAAATCCGGCCCTGGGTTTTGCCTGCGTGATGCCCTTTGGTTTGACGGCCCAACAACAAAATGCATGGCTCTATGCCGGGGGGGGGTTGGAAATGATCCAAAAAGTTTACAGCGACTTTAATATCATTAACTTCACCGCCGGTAACACCGGGGCTCAGATGGCTGGTTGGTTTAAAAAGCCAGTGGAATCCCTAGCGGATTTGCGGGGTTTAAAAATGCGGATTCCCGGCTTGGGAGGGCAGGTAATGGCTCAACTAGGGGTCAACGTCCAGGTGATTCCTGGGGGAGAACTATTCCTAGCTCTAGACCGGGGCACCATTGACGCAGCGGAATGGGTAGGGCCCTACGACGACGAAAAGTTAGGGCTAAATAAGGCGGCCAAATACTATTACTATCCCGGTTGGTGGGAGCCAGGCCCCAGCTTGGACGTATTGGTAAACCAAAGCCAATGGGCGAAATTGCCGCCGGAATACCAAGCTATTTTCCAGGAAGCGGCCCGTAGTGCCAATCTATTGATGCTATCCCGTTATGAAACTTTTAATAGCATTGCCCTGAAAACATTACTGGATGGAGGCACAATTCTGAAATCCTTTTCTCCAGAAATTTTAACAGTGGCCCAGGAAACTTCCCGAGCATTGCTAGCAGAATTTGCCAGTAAAGATGCCCAATTTAAGGAAATTTATCAACAATGGCAAACATTCCGCAGTCAAATGTTTAGTTGGAATGCAATCAATGAACTTAGCTATACTAAATTCGTCGAAAAAGCTCCCTAA
- a CDS encoding EAL domain-containing protein: MLYQLVVDSPSFKKVIRLQNSCYSIGRHPSNTIVIPSPQISRRHATLIKKINPNLDISFHIIDGDLEGHRSRNGVWVNGESHLDYELVHGDVIALSEDIQIFYQAIPTDPKDTISGGGDRQRLTPDLSEHFPQEQWDITLIGHEDDLSQLSHEKLSKLAACIEYSPYPMVEIDYFGNLTYLNTATKEKFPSIQKDSMAHPLLKDIIPQREDTPIYYLRTREVQIGDKFYEQHIHYPAESQFIRSYIFDITERKVIEQSIHYQAFYDPLTDLPNRFLFKQELGKVLSNVQNQSSVLGLVLLGFRELQSLNDLLGHSVADEVLKIITERLSAHVRLEDLLCRWRGDTFILLIQSCRNLDEIEVFVRRLLAVLKRPFFIANNPLYLQGYAGIACYPNHGDNVEILLNRVGIALNEVKDIGSRQYCFYEESMNSDHLERIQLEHALHQALERDEFLLYYQPIIDVQSGRLCGVEALIRWQHPIHGLVSPGLFIGLLETTGLIIPVGEWIMRTAFQHFHHWAPAVDDDFRIAINLSPQQFQAPDLLPTILRILAESSLPPHRLEVEITENIVMQNVTATQNLLNALQSHGIRLSMDDFGTGYSSLSYLKTFPFNTLKIDRSFTKDILHTPKDAAIIQAMLLLGNGFNLNIIAEGIEEEPQARCLYDLGCREMQGYWFSHPLSEAEITAFLAEGNFQRFCLG, encoded by the coding sequence ATGCTTTATCAATTGGTCGTTGATTCACCCTCGTTTAAAAAGGTCATTCGTTTACAAAATTCTTGTTATTCCATTGGCCGTCATCCGAGCAACACCATTGTTATTCCTTCTCCCCAAATTTCCCGTCGCCACGCCACCCTAATCAAAAAAATTAATCCTAATTTAGATATCTCCTTCCACATCATTGATGGAGATTTAGAAGGTCATCGCAGTCGTAATGGAGTGTGGGTTAACGGTGAATCCCATCTAGATTATGAGTTGGTGCATGGAGACGTCATCGCCCTATCGGAAGATATTCAAATTTTCTATCAGGCCATCCCCACCGACCCCAAAGATACTATCTCCGGCGGCGGCGATCGCCAGCGGTTAACCCCAGATCTATCAGAGCATTTTCCCCAGGAACAATGGGACATCACTCTGATTGGCCACGAGGATGACTTATCCCAACTGAGCCATGAAAAGCTATCTAAACTAGCCGCCTGTATTGAATATAGTCCCTACCCCATGGTGGAGATCGATTACTTCGGCAACTTGACCTATCTGAACACAGCTACTAAGGAAAAGTTTCCCTCCATTCAGAAAGATTCCATGGCCCATCCCCTACTCAAAGATATTATTCCCCAAAGGGAAGATACTCCCATTTACTATCTCCGCACTAGAGAGGTACAAATAGGAGATAAATTTTATGAGCAACATATTCACTATCCCGCCGAAAGTCAGTTTATACGTAGTTACATTTTCGATATCACAGAGCGTAAAGTAATTGAGCAATCAATTCATTACCAAGCTTTTTATGATCCCCTAACGGACTTGCCCAACCGCTTTTTGTTCAAGCAAGAATTGGGTAAAGTCCTAAGTAACGTTCAGAATCAAAGCAGTGTTTTAGGTTTAGTGCTTTTAGGTTTCCGAGAACTGCAATCTTTAAATGACTTGCTGGGGCACAGCGTCGCCGATGAAGTACTCAAAATTATCACGGAAAGATTATCCGCCCATGTGAGATTAGAAGATTTACTTTGCCGGTGGCGTGGAGATACTTTTATATTGTTAATTCAATCCTGCCGTAACCTCGACGAAATTGAAGTTTTTGTGCGACGACTGTTGGCAGTGCTAAAAAGACCATTTTTCATTGCTAATAATCCCCTTTACCTCCAGGGCTATGCGGGCATTGCCTGTTATCCCAACCATGGTGATAACGTGGAAATTTTGCTGAACCGAGTGGGAATAGCATTAAACGAAGTTAAGGACATCGGCAGTCGGCAATACTGCTTCTATGAAGAGTCCATGAATAGTGACCATTTAGAAAGAATTCAATTGGAGCATGCCCTACACCAGGCTTTGGAAAGGGATGAATTCTTGCTTTATTACCAACCGATTATTGATGTGCAATCCGGTCGCCTTTGTGGAGTGGAAGCTCTGATTCGTTGGCAACATCCCATTCACGGTTTAGTATCTCCAGGATTATTCATTGGTTTGCTGGAAACCACTGGCCTAATTATTCCCGTGGGGGAATGGATTATGCGTACAGCTTTTCAACATTTCCACCATTGGGCTCCGGCGGTAGACGATGATTTTCGCATTGCCATTAATCTGTCTCCCCAACAGTTCCAAGCTCCGGATTTGTTGCCAACAATTTTACGTATTTTGGCAGAGTCTTCCCTCCCTCCCCATCGTCTTGAGGTGGAAATTACCGAAAATATTGTCATGCAGAACGTCACAGCTACCCAAAATCTCCTCAATGCTCTGCAATCCCACGGTATTCGGCTTTCCATGGATGATTTTGGCACTGGCTATTCTTCCCTTTCCTATCTTAAAACCTTTCCTTTCAATACCCTGAAAATTGATCGTTCCTTTACTAAAGATATCCTCCACACCCCCAAGGATGCTGCCATTATTCAGGCCATGCTGCTGTTGGGCAATGGTTTTAATTTAAACATTATTGCTGAAGGTATAGAGGAGGAGCCCCAAGCTCGTTGTCTCTACGATTTAGGTTGCCGAGAAATGCAAGGTTATTGGTTTAGTCATCCCCTTTCAGAAGCAGAAATTACGGCTTTCCTAGCAGAAGGCAATTTCCAAAGATTTTGCCTCGGTTAG
- a CDS encoding orange carotenoid protein N-terminal domain-containing protein, whose amino-acid sequence MPFTIDSARGIFPNTLAADVVPATIARFSQLNAEDQLALIWFAYLEMGKTLTIAAPGAASMQLAENALKEIQAMGPLQQTQAMCDLANRADTPLCRTYASWSPNIKLGFWYRLGELMEQGFVAPIPAGYQLSANANAVLATIQGLESGQQITVLRNAVVDMGFTAGKDGKRIAEPVVPPQDTASRTKVSIEGVTNATVLNYMDNLNANDFDTLIELFTSDGALQPPFQRPIVGKENVLRFFREECQNLKLIPERGVTEPAEDGFTQIKVTGKVQTPWFGGNVGMNIAWRFLLNPEGKIFFVAIDLLASPKELLNFAR is encoded by the coding sequence ATGCCATTCACCATTGACTCTGCCCGCGGAATTTTCCCTAACACCCTAGCGGCCGACGTTGTACCCGCTACCATCGCCCGTTTTAGCCAACTCAATGCCGAAGATCAATTAGCTCTGATTTGGTTTGCTTACCTAGAAATGGGTAAAACCCTTACGATCGCCGCCCCTGGGGCCGCCAGCATGCAACTGGCCGAAAATGCCCTCAAGGAAATTCAAGCCATGGGGCCCCTCCAACAAACCCAGGCCATGTGTGACTTGGCCAACCGAGCTGACACTCCCCTGTGCCGCACCTACGCCAGTTGGTCCCCCAACATTAAACTTGGCTTCTGGTACCGTTTAGGCGAACTGATGGAGCAGGGCTTTGTCGCCCCCATTCCCGCTGGTTACCAACTTTCTGCCAATGCCAATGCAGTGCTAGCTACGATCCAAGGCCTAGAATCCGGTCAACAAATTACCGTATTGCGTAATGCCGTGGTGGACATGGGCTTCACCGCTGGTAAGGACGGCAAACGCATCGCTGAGCCCGTAGTTCCTCCCCAAGATACCGCCAGCCGCACCAAAGTTTCCATTGAAGGGGTGACCAATGCCACTGTCCTCAACTACATGGACAACCTCAATGCCAATGACTTCGACACCTTAATCGAATTGTTCACCTCCGACGGTGCCCTCCAACCGCCCTTCCAACGGCCCATTGTCGGTAAAGAAAATGTGCTCCGCTTTTTCCGGGAAGAGTGCCAAAACCTGAAATTGATCCCGGAACGGGGGGTTACTGAACCCGCTGAAGATGGTTTCACCCAAATTAAAGTTACCGGTAAGGTGCAAACCCCTTGGTTTGGTGGCAACGTGGGCATGAATATCGCCTGGCGCTTTCTCCTCAACCCCGAGGGCAAAATTTTCTTTGTGGCGATCGACCTCCTTGCTTCCCCCAAAGAATTACTCAACTTTGCTCGCTAG
- a CDS encoding fluorescence recovery protein, whose protein sequence is MLQTAEAPWSQAETQSAHALFRKAYQRELDGLLATVQAQASQITQIDDLWKLHDFLSAKRHEIDGKYDDRQSVIIFVFAQLLKEGLVQAEELTFLAADKQSKIKALARL, encoded by the coding sequence ATGTTACAAACCGCCGAAGCACCTTGGTCCCAAGCTGAAACCCAGTCTGCCCATGCCCTGTTCCGTAAGGCCTACCAAAGAGAATTGGATGGACTGTTGGCAACGGTGCAAGCCCAAGCTTCCCAAATTACGCAGATCGATGATCTTTGGAAACTCCATGATTTTTTGAGTGCAAAACGCCACGAAATTGATGGCAAGTACGACGATCGCCAGTCGGTGATTATTTTTGTTTTTGCCCAACTGCTCAAGGAAGGTCTGGTGCAAGCGGAGGAATTGACTTTTTTAGCCGCCGATAAGCAATCTAAAATTAAGGCCCTGGCCCGGCTGTGA